The DNA region TACCTAATTGCTGGTGCGGCCGGAGAGATTCCTAACTTTAAAAATGTAAACAAGCATATTTTTGACAAAAAAAAATGCTTCTGTAAAGAAGCATTTTTAACATATTCTTGATAGCTTAACCTTTATTTTTCGCATCCTGCACCTCTAAGCGAATCGCCTGAGCCAGGTTTTTCAGGTCTTGCATGCCTTTGCGCACACGCGTTCCAGCAGCGCTGTTTCCTTTGTTATAAAACTTGTCTGCGTCAGCTTCTAAAGCTGATACTAAATTTTTTACTTCTTCGAACTTTTTCATTTTTTGTACTCCTATAATTTAAAGGTTTGATTTTTAATTACCTAACTCTAATTTAAAACGTTTGTTGTAATAAAAAAAACTTTTATACCGATAAAAAACTGTGTTTAAGCGCTTTTTTTCCACATTATAGAAAACGACAAAACGACTAGCAGACCAAAAACCGAATAACAACCTATAAAACAGTTAGTTGAAAAATAATCGACAATAAAAAAGCCCTTTAAACA from Pedobacter endophyticus includes:
- a CDS encoding histone H1; its protein translation is MKKFEEVKNLVSALEADADKFYNKGNSAAGTRVRKGMQDLKNLAQAIRLEVQDAKNKG